In one Nicotiana tomentosiformis chromosome 6, ASM39032v3, whole genome shotgun sequence genomic region, the following are encoded:
- the LOC138894588 gene encoding uncharacterized protein, with protein sequence MSTIQNTPFTVVDKAPLQLQMWWYDLGEDGQKWVTNHLGALTDIMKIKPRDDLIEALVTFWDPVHNVFRFFDFELTPTLEEIAGYSGFGRDLGNQELIFPRALSVHRFFDLLNISKQIRKTNVVKGCCSFYFLYSRFRQPNGFEMHEKGLNNKQNKDTWQIHRRFAFIVAFLGIMVFPNEEQAIDTRIARVVQVLTTKEHHTLAPIILSDIYRALTLCKSGAKFFEGYNILLQMWLIEHLRHHPKFMSYGSSKDNFIESYEERVKDYNSPEGVEAWISHLRSLNASQIELTLGWLPLREVIHMSALKSYLLLLGLRSVQPYAPHRVLRQLGRYQVVPKDEDLSVQVIELHPEAPLPEALIQQIWNGCRYLKDDTQVPDPARGEVDPGYAIWFGKRSRVDDVPESKRPTKRPHIQAFDDKIQERLAWGEREKGYKTTIHALEERLRNLNFEKDLQEQEAEGEKKSLIRKNEALRAQLQQMKKASEVPVRSWKDQRTIANLMEKVQDYDSLLAKTVKSLDKANEKIVQLNEKAESSKDRQVTKFEEERSQFEREGEGPLGTFRSSAPYTVGRNEKVQ encoded by the coding sequence ATGAGCACTATCCAGAACACACCATTCACAGTTGTAGACAAGGCTCCACTTCAGCTTCAGATGTGGTGGTATGATTTAGGAGAAGATGGTCAGAAATGGGTCACCAACCACTTGGGAGCCCTTACAgatattatgaaaattaaaccacgggacgatttgattgaggcactagtgacTTTTTGGGACCCCGTTCACAATGTCTTTCGCTTCTTCGATTTTGAGCTAACTCCCACTTTAGAAGAGATAGCTGGATATTCCGGGTTTGGCAGGGATTTGGGAAACCAGGAGCTCATATTCCCAAGGGCTCTTTCTGTACACcgattcttcgatcttctgaacATCAGTAAGCAAATTAGAAAGACCAACGTAGTCAAAGGGTGTTGTTCTTTCTACTTCTTGTACTCTAGGTTCAGGCAGCCAAATGGGTTTGAAATGCATGAAAAGGGCCTTAACAACAAGCAGAACAAAGACACATGGCAGATTCATCGTCGCTTCGCCTTCATAGTGGCGTTTCTGGGAATTATGGTCTTCCCAAACGAGGAGCAGGCAATTGATACCCGCATAGCTAGGGTTGTACAAGTCCTCACTACCAAAGAACATCACACTCTTGCCCCGATCATTCTATCAGACATTTATCGGGCGTTGACTTTGTGCAAGTCCggggcaaaattcttcgaagggtACAATATTTTGTTACAAATGTGGTTGATTGAGCATCTCCGACATCACCCCAAGTTCATGAGCTATGGTTCGAGCAAGGACAATTTCATTGAGAGTTACgaagaaagagtaaaagattacaactctccagaaggggtggaagcctggatatcccacctaagatctttaaatgcaagtcaaattgagttgactttgggatggctcccgctaagagaggtgatacacatgtcgGCCCTAAAAAGTTATTTGCTGTTGTTGGGTTTGAGAAGTGTCCAGCCATATGCGCCACACAGAGTTCTAAGACAGCTAGGAAGGTACCAAGTAGTACCtaaggatgaagatttgagtgtgcaagtgattgagctacaccccgaagccccactccccgaagctttaatccagcaaatttggaatggttgtcgcTACTTGAAAGATGATACTCAGGTGCCAGATCCTGCGAGAGGTGAGGTAGATCCGGGTTATGCTATATGGTTTGGGAAGAGGTCTCGCGTGGATGATGTGCCAGAGTCCAAAAGGCCCACAAAAAGGCCGCATATTCAAGCCTTTGATGATAAAATCCAAGAACGGTTGGCCTGGGGTGAACGGGAAAAGGGATACAAAACAACTATTCATGCCTTAGAAGAAAGGCTGAGAAACCTCAATTTTGAGAAAGACTTGCAAGAACAAGAAgccgaaggggaaaagaagagtctgatccgcaaaaatgaagcccttcgtGCTCAACTTCAACAGATGAAGAAAGCCTCTGAAGTGCCAGTGAGAAGTTGGAAAGACCAGAGAACCATTGCCAATCTGATGGAAAAAGTGCAAGATTATGATTCCCTCTTGGCAAAGACTGTAAAGTCGTTGGACAAAGCCAATGAAAAGATCGTACAGCTAAATGAGAAGGCCGAATCAAGTAAGGATCGCCAAGTAACAAAATTTGAAGAAGAGAGGTCTCAATTCGAGAGAGAGGGAGAAGGCCCATTGGGTACGTTCAGAAGCTCAGCTCCATACACAGTTGGAAGAAATGAGAAGGTACAATAG